Proteins encoded within one genomic window of Triticum aestivum cultivar Chinese Spring chromosome 2D, IWGSC CS RefSeq v2.1, whole genome shotgun sequence:
- the LOC123049127 gene encoding cytochrome P450 72A397-like: MVLSTLMSAASVPWSSLVCGTLGFVLLWQASRLVDLLWWQPRRLERALRAQGLRGTSYRFVIGDMMDYRRRRKEAQSRSMPLRCHSIAPLVAPLLCDIVREHGKTCMSWYAMYPKVTIHDPDLAKEVLSNKFGHFEKVKFPPLSRLLAAGLAEHEGEKWVKHRRILNPAFHLEKLKLMLPALSTSCEELVNRWTRSLGSDGTYELDVFPEFQRLTGDVISRTAFGSNYLEGARVFQLQSEQVERIAGAWKIGIPGYLSLPTKNNRKMHQNNSEIESILHGLIGKRMQAMQEGENTKEDLLGLMLESNMRTSDDNGQSISGMTIKEVVEECKLFYLAGTETTSILLTWTMIVLSMHPEWQDRAREEVISLFGKNKLNYEGVNRLKTVTLILYEVLRLYSPAVAFFRKTYKEMKIGGITCPAGVLIELPLLLMNHDPDIWGRDVHEFKPERFTNGISQASKNPGAFLPFSWGPRICIAQQFALLEAKIAFCTILQCFEFELAPSYTHAVNNTRLMRPMHGAQIKLRAI, translated from the exons ATGGTTCTTAGCACGCTCATGAGTGCAGCTTCAGTGCCGTGGAGCTCCCTTGTATGTGGCACCCTCGGCTTTGTGCTTCTATGGCAGGCTAGCCGGCTGGTAGATTTGCTGTGGTGGCAACCGCGGCGGCTTGAGCGTGCCTTGCGCGCCCAGGGTCTTCGCGGCACGTCGTACCGCTTCGTCATCGGGGATATGATGGACTATCGGCGTCGGCGCAAGGAGGCGCAATCAAGGTCGATGCCGCTGCGCTGCCACAGCATAGCCCCCCTCGTCGCGCCGCTCCTCTGCGACATTGTCCGCGAGCACGGCAAGACGTGTATGTCTTGGTATGCTATGTACCCCAAGGTGACCATACACGACCCTGACTTGGCCAAGGAAGTGTTGTCCAACAAATTCGGCCACTTCGAGAAGGTCAAGTTTCCGCCACTGTCCAGGCTGCTTGCCGCAGGCCTGGCGGAACACGAGGGCGAGAAATGGGTCAAGCATAGAAGGATCCTTAACCCTGCGTTCCACCTCGAGAAGCTCAAG CTCATGCTGCCAGCGTTGTCTACAAGCTGCGAAGAGCTTGTCAATAGATGGACGCGGTCCCTTGGCTCAGACGGTACCTATGAGTTGGATGTCTTCCCGGAGTTCCAAAGACTCACTGGAGATGTCATTTCTCGCACTGCATTTGGCAGTAACTACCTCGAAGGTGCCAGGGTTTTCCAGCTGCAATCCGAGCAAGTTGAACGCATTGCCGGGGCTTGGAAGATTGGCATTCCCGGTTACTT GTCCTTGCCCACCAAAAATAATAGAAAGATGCATCAAAATAATAGTGAAATTGAATCCATTCTACATGGTTTAATTGGAAAAAGAATGCAAGCTATGCAAGAAGGAGAAAATACCAAAGAGGACTTACTCGGCTTGATGCTTGAGTCAAACATGAGAACCTCGGATGACAACGGCCAATCCATCTCAGGAATGACCATTAAAGAGGTCGTGGAGGAATGCAAGTTGTTCTATCTTGCAGGGACAGAAACAACATCAATACTACTCACATGGACAATGATCGTACTAAGTATGCATCCAGAGTGGCAGGACCGTGCAAGGGAGGAGGTCATTAGCTTATTTGGAAAAAACAAACTTAACTATGAAGGCGTTAACCGACTCAAAACA GTGACCTTGATTCTTTATGAGGTACTCCGGTTGTACTCGCCTGCTGTCGCATTCTTCCGTAAAACGTACAAGGAGATGAAGATTGGGGGCATCACATGCCCCGCCGGTGTTCTCATTGAGCTTCCCCTGTTGTTAATGAACCATGACCCAGATATATGGGGAAGGGACGTGCATGAGTTCAAGCCGGAGAGGTTCACCAACGGGATCTCCCAGGCATCCAAGAATCCCGGTGCATTCCTACCATTCAGTTGGGGGCCACGTATCTGCATTGCCCAACAGTTCGCCCTTCTTGAGGCTAAGATCGCGTTTTGCACGATCCTTCAATGCTTTGAGTTTGAGCTCGCACCGTCATACACTCATGCGGTAAATAACACCAGACTGATGCGCCCAATGCATGGTGCGCAAATCAAGCTTAGGGCAATTTGA